A stretch of DNA from Penaeus chinensis breed Huanghai No. 1 unplaced genomic scaffold, ASM1920278v2 CTG_1960, whole genome shotgun sequence:
CCGGGGGTGCTCGGGTGTGGGCGGGAGGTGGCTCGGGAGGCGCGTCATCCCCGCGGGTACTTCAGGCGTGGGTGCTAGAGGCCGGTTGCTGCCGTTGGCCGGGCGGTACGTCGGGGGAAGGGGCCGGTACGCCCTCGGCCGCCGGGCAGGCGCTGTGGTTGGTAGCCGCACCACCTTGGGCGGGGGGTAGGCGGGGAGGGGCATGGGCACGGGCAGGGCATTGTGTTGCGCCAGAGCGTACGACTTCCGGCGCCATTTGCTGTCCTCGATGTCTTCGGGATTGTCCTGCCTTCGCTCGACGACGCGCCTCATGTCGGCCTCCCTCGGCGCCACTCCTTCGCTCGGACCCGTGACGCCTAGCCCGCTCGGGCCGCTCGCATAATCGCAAGGTTACCTGCTTCGCGATCCAGTCCTGTCTACTTATACTACTCTTGTACTCAGTTCTGAAAGATCAAGTTCGTCGCACAAATAGCCCGGAACACACACACTGCCAAATGAAGTGGAGGAATAAGAAGTTTGGAACAATGCTTATGAGAGAACCATCTTTCTTAACAGTCTTCTAACGTAATCGTAGCGTCTTTGCAATAACACTGGGTACCATCACCACATTTTTCAACGGAGCGCCCATGCCTGCCACATCTTCCTTTCGACCTTCGCCTGTGTCTGTTAAAGACACCTTCGCCTGTGTCTGTTAAAGACACCTTCGCCTGTGTCTTTAACGGCCAGTGACTCAGTAAGCAGCAGATCGAGACGAGGCGGTAACGCATGCCACAACGCAGATGTTTCGTCATAAATGACCGATATTTTAGCAATCTTAGAAAGCAAAGAAAGGACAGAAGTTTGAAAAAATAGCAGTAACTGTAGAAGTAGTACTGCAAGCAGcaatagttgtagtagaagtagtagttataAGAGcagtaataaaacagtaatagtattaatagttccaatggtattagtaatagtaatagcagtcttggtaatagtaatagtaacagcaataataatagaactagtagagtagtagtagcagtagtagtagtagtagaagaagaagaagaagaggaagaagaagaagaagaagaagaagaagaagaagaagaagaagaagtagtagcagtggtagtagtagcagtagttgtagtagtagtagtagtagtagtagtagtagtagtagtagtagtagtagtagtgtagtagcagtagcagtagcagtagcagtagcagtagcagaagcagtagtagtagtagaagtaatagtagtagtagtagaagtaatagtagtagaagaagaagaagtcgtgGGACAGTTTCAGCATTACCTGCACAGAAGAGCTCTACCGGAGTATTGAGCAAAGAGCGAAAAAGGGGGCTATTtcaacagataataatgataaaaataggcaGCGACTGATAGAGATAATGTTAAACAAGATACTGTCATAACGATCTAATCACAGTTGTTATAATTGAAACCCTAgataagatggggagggagggagggaaggagggagggagggagggaggaagagagagagaggagagagagagagagagagagagaaagagagagagagagagagagagagagagagagagagagagagagagagagagagagagagagagagagagagagagcgagcgcagaTGACAAACGCAAATCAAGATGCAACGGCCTCATTCCATACTAATCCCAGAGACATAAATGCGTTTAGTGCTCGAATAACCACGGTGATAAGGTGATAAGGATGActgcaataacaaacaaacacaccaataaaCAATACAGAGGAACTATGTGcgtaggcttatatatatatatatatatatatatatatatatatatatatatatatatataatatatatatatgtatatatatatatatataaatatatgtatatatatatgactataaatatatatacacatatatataatacatatatacatatatatacacatatataatacatacatacatatatatataaatatgtatatataaataataaatatatatgtataataaatatatgtacttatatacatatatgtacatatattaaataatatcaaatatatataatatgtatatgtatgtatgtatacacatttatgcatatgcataaagcaaaaagcatatatattttatatatacacacaaccacccacacacacacacacacacacacacacacacacacacacacacacacacacgttgtatgtgtgtgtgtgtgtaaatacacacatataaacatatagctaAAGTTAAACACATCCagttaaacaaatacaaaaaatgaacaaataagcaACACGCAGTCACACATCCATTACGCAAGCCGTTTGTACCCGTGTCGCGGTCAGCCTGAGGATGGCATTACGTTACTTTAGCCTCGTACTCTGCCGGCCTTGGCTCAGACAGTGCCAGTAATTGaggaatgtataaataaatcgaCGAAATATATTCCATGAATGTATAAATCCCAATGCAGAAACATGACATACAGCTGAACGAAGCAAATTATTATACGAGGTTGGCATTCCATTCATGACTTTATTattgaattaataaatatgtgaCCTTTAGAAGGAAGTGCAAGCCAATGAACACATCACatggttgtcgttgttgttgtggtggtgatgatggatagtgatgatgatggtgatgattgtgatagtgatgatgatgatgatggtggtgatgatgatggtgatagtgatgataatgatgatgatagtgatgatgatgatggtgataatgatgataatgatgatgataatgatgatggtgatagtgatgagatgatgatgataaagatgatgatgatgatgatggtgataatgatgataatgatgatggagatagtgatgatgatgatgattatgatgattatgatgatgatgatcataatgataatgatgatgatgataataatgatgattgatgataataaatgatgatgatgatgatgatgataatgatgctgacgacgacgacgatgatgatgatgatgatgatagcggggATGGTGCTGCTGATGTGACTGTGGTGACACTTGTATTAGTGGTGCAGTAGAAGGCTAATAGAAATCGTAAGAAccatcaaaatacacacacacacacacatacacacacacacacacaaacacacaacacacacacacacacacacacacacgcacacacgcacacacacacacacacacaaatcaccaccaccaaaacaacaacagcaccaaacACCTGCCACCGCATCCCCCTATTAGTACCAGGAATGCGGCACTGAACGGCGCTGACACACAACGTTCACTCAAAACCTCGTCCTTTCACTGCCATTAGTGAAAGTGTTTTTAAGATCAGGTGTGCCCCGGGGgttggcggggcggggcggggtggggggggtgagagggagggagggagggagggagggagggagggagggagggagggagagagagagaaaagagagagagagagagagagagaagagggagggagggagggggagagagggagggagggagggagggagagagagagagagagagagagagagagagagagagagagaatttagggCAGTACGAGAGGCGGAGAGTGAAAGAGGTGAgacagagagcgcgagagaaagagaaatataaatctaATATTCTAAGcctatatccctctttctctatctaggcCGCGTGTAGGTCAGCGTtgtcagacggacagacaaacgggGTCGATATTATAcaggacaatatatatacatcatcaagcGCATGCTAATTGCAAACACATGCTGACACAGTtcttgaaatacacacacacaaaatggcatagacatatacacagacacatgcatacacagacacacactcattcactcactcactcactctctctctctcttccttctctctttctctctctcttccttctctctctctctctctccctttccccttttcctcttctctctctctctctctctctctcctttccttctctctctcttcctctctctctctcctctctctctcctctctctcctcactctctctctctctctttctctcactctctctctcctctctctctccttccttttcctctctcttttctctctctctcttcctttctctcatctctcctctctctctcttccttttctctctcctctcttcctcatctctctcttctctcatcctctctcctcctctcccctct
This window harbors:
- the LOC125024653 gene encoding extensin-like, whose translation is MRRVVERRQDNPEDIEDSKWRRKSYALAQHNALPVPMPLPAYPPPKVVRLPTTAPARRPRAYRPLPPTYRPANGSNRPLAPTPEVPAGMTRLPSHLPPTPEHPRPPEAASTETLAASSGPAVPVRRRNAAHQRQTALPSTPGNMDAEHLPPTPPLTSSSSSPPSPT